Proteins encoded together in one Cuculus canorus isolate bCucCan1 chromosome W, bCucCan1.pri, whole genome shotgun sequence window:
- the LOC128850226 gene encoding LOW QUALITY PROTEIN: uncharacterized protein LOC128850226 (The sequence of the model RefSeq protein was modified relative to this genomic sequence to represent the inferred CDS: substituted 1 base at 1 genomic stop codon) — translation MESEYAAAQKLLLGILAKRGEAVAEKALVKLVLWAREKGFLANPSYLFDWAAWRAVGDELWDCTITKKGKEPFGGCGETWRTVADALQALKAESKVAAAAVRAIAPLNPPAETHPTTTSRMSAFFGVSQNYPMKGMTGKVCTSVRELLNPAVKKGNASEDIDDPSAPEAPDVHPSEGGSAMTQEPEVSTVAGCTDKQWGVHKFLYMPNSPKPLLGRDLLEQLEAEIKFEKGKIEFKVXDQQLIKVLSLALINSPIKTDIPEEVRNQVYPGVWASEALGKAKTATPIVVKVKQGANPGRIKQYPLRMEDWKGFQPIIDQFIKYGLLIECESEYNTPILPVKKPDEKYRIVQDLRAINKITEDLHPVVANLYTLLPKLVPELTWFTILDLKDAFFCLPLSPESQPLFAFEWENPDSGRLTQLTWTVLPQGFKNSPTLFGNQLAKDLDQWEWPSEAGVVL, via the exons ATGGAATCTGAAtatgctgcagcacaaaaactGCTATTAGGTATTCTCGCTAAGCGAGGTGAAGCAGTTGCCGAAAAGGCATTAGTGAAGCTCGTTCTATGGGCTagggagaaaggatttcttgCAAATCCTTCTTATCTTTTTGACTGGGCTGCGTGGCGCGCCGTGGGGGATGAATTATGGGACTGCACGATCACGAAAAAGGGCAAAGAGCCctttgggggctgtggggaaacttggCGGACTGTCGCTGATGCTTTACAAGCGCTGAAGGCGGAGTCAAAAGTTGCCGCTGCCGCTGTGCGCGCCATAGCACCCCTCAATCCCCCGGCTGAAACTCATCCTACCACGACGAGTCGtatgagtgctttctttggggtgagCCAGAATTacccaatgaaaggaatgactgggaaagtttgtaccAGCGTCCGCGAGCTCTTAAATCCGGCTGTAAAAAAGGGGAATGCGTCTGAGGACATAGACGACCCCAGTGCGCCGGAGGCGCCCGATGTTCACCCATCAGAGGGCGGAAGTGCAATGACACAGGAACCGGAAGTATCCACAGTAGCCGGCTGCACTGATAAA CAATGGGGGGTACATAAGTTTTTGTATATGCCAAATTCACCAAAACCTCTGTTAGGGAGGGATTTGTTGGAACAattggaagcagaaataaaatttgaaaaaggtAAAATAGAATTTAAGGTATGAGACCAACAATTGATTAAAGTTTTAAGCTTAGCTCTCATCAATAGTCCCATCAAAACTGACATACCTGAAGAAGTCCGAAATCAGGTATACCCAGGGGTATGGGCATCGGAGGCATtgggaaaagcaaaaactgcCACCCCAATAGTAGTTAAGGTAAAGCAAGGGGCAAATCCTGGAAGAATCAAACAATATCCACTAAGAATGGAAGACTGGAAAGGTTTCCAACCGATAATAGATCAGTTTATTAAATATGGGCTATTGATAGAATGTGAGTCAGAATATAATACCCCTATTTTACCAGTAAAGAAACCGGACGAGAAATACAGGATAGTACAAGATCTTAGGgctattaataaaataactgaGGACTTACACCCTGTGGTGGCTAATCTTTATACATTATTACCCAAATTAGTACCTGAATTAACTTGGTTTACCATACtggacctgaaggatgccttcttttgtctgcctttgagcccagaaagccagccatTGTTTGCTTTTGAGTGGGAAAATCCAGACTCTGGGAGACTAACTCAACTTACATGGACAGTGTTACCTCAAGGATTTAAAAACAGTCCTACTCTTTTTGGAAATCAATTAGCCAAGGATCTGGACCAATGGGAATGGCCATCTGAGGCAGGAGTAGTACTGTAA